The Styela clava chromosome 11, kaStyClav1.hap1.2, whole genome shotgun sequence genome includes the window CGAATTATTCAATACAATTATAATACAATTCAAATATACACAAAAATGCAGCATTTCAACAATAATTACAAATTATAGGAATAGTCTttgaaacataaacttaaaTCAAGTTCAGAAAATTATATGCCACGTACAATCAATGCTtactaaaaattttatataaattgactGTTGTTACTTATTAAATAAATGTTGTTTACTTAGCATATCTTATTATTTATAATGAATatgatttcaaacttttttaatttttctaaatcATATTAAGTATTCATCCTCATCTCGAATTGATTACATAGCATGTTTggagcattttttttaaaacgatTTCAACTCTGAAACATCGTATTATTTTATAGCTCCAAGCTACTTGTAAATAAATAGAATAACTGGTTGTAATTCTATTTAGTGCAATTATTTTAGTGGCAAATAACGACAATTACATCTATACAAAATTACATCTAGCAAAAAAACATAAACTCTTCATAATGAAATCTCTCTCTCTATCTTGATTGGACGATATTTTGAGAGCTAATTGAACTGGATCCTGCATCTTTATTCTTGGGCGTTGTCTTTTCAAAGGTTAAGAAGCTTTTGAATTCGTCTCGAAACTCTTTGTTTCTGAAGTTATAAACAATACAATTCCATAGACTATTTGATACTAAGATCAATAATGCGAATGCTTCGAGGGTGGTCGTGGTGGCAAATGACTGGTTGTCGAGCATCGAAGCCATGCTTAGTATATGCAGCATTAAAGTAGGAAGAAGGCTTGCAGTAAATGCTCCGATCATGATGCAAAGCGTTATAGCAAGTTTCTTTTCCACTTCTGCGTTTTGAGCTTGCATCATCGCGTGTGTATTGGAGTCAGACGAAAACAGAAGGTCCAGAGTTGCCTTCCGGTGCTTTTTAACGGCGGCAAAAACTGCAAACGCGCTTGACCAGATTATTCCGAGAAGTATGCAAGCAACGGTGATGAATGATGTGTCATCAGAAATCATGACAAACGCCTTAGACATCCTCTTCACGGTGTCTTCTGATTTGATAGGAAAGGGAAAGACGGACACGCAAATACACACAAACCATATACTGACAACCGCCATTTTTGCGGTTCGTATGCCATTGTGTTGGGAATATCTAAGGGGATACATGATGGCATATACTCGATCCAGCCCAGCTGTTGTCAAAGTGAGCCACGACACGCAAAATGATATCGAGGCTGTCAAACTCAAAACAAAGTAGTATTCAGCGGCTTGTATTGCATTTAGAAATACGTGTCCGTACATAAGAATAAAGCAAGGACAGACAAACAATCCAACTGCCAAGTCAGAGACTGCAATGGAGAGCTTGTAGACTGATTGGCTGTTTTTCACTTTCTTATTTCTTGAAGATCTCATCACCATTCTTTCGTTTCTCAGGAAGACGATAATCACGATCAAATTCGAAGTACCGATCAGGACGCTCATAATTACAAAAGCACTAATTAGTACAATTGAACTGATCAGGCACCTCCTttgaaatgaaaacattttgtcaataaataaaatatatacaccTATTGTATTCAACAACTTTTggaaatttgtaataatttgtcACTAAATTGAAAGgtaataaatattatcaattgtTTTACTGTTACAAGGATAGCATACAATATGAATACACAATCACATTTTTACCAATGAGActcgaaatattattttgaatgtaGACAATTTgctgatgtatatatatacgataAAAGTCCATATGGTCGATAATAACATGATTTTTGAGCGTTAATTCATCCCCAAATGtagttatttattcaaaacacCGAACACTCAATTTCAAGCGGCGTTTATTTGCGTCGCTATCACACCAATAAATTAACCGTAAGTTGAAGTCATTTTCTTCTATGGGGGTTAGTGACATCGATTCGACTAATAATACATAGAAAATGAGAAAAACTTTTATAAATTTCTGCTTAGAAGGTGACAAAACATTTATCGTTATAACCTGGTGTGACTACACTTCCAAGATGAAATCTTTCCATCTGACTTATCGATCTGTTCGATTCTGCAATAGATGGGACCACAGATAGGAAGATTCCTAACGACCACTTCGTAGTTTCCGGGCAAGTCATACGTTGCAAcctgaaaaacaacaaattttaaa containing:
- the LOC120347495 gene encoding putative G-protein coupled receptor No18, with product MKGLLLLCISPFLPLCLTLEMDKFLDKDCSSNNDFLHSNVELRESCCRQLFFSARELVQYMKRMEEWNCSRLTSECHRRDYAYTSFSKCVYSRYCNNSNFRKECSSTLLTAFKYNRKNFSDEDPESITNKMWNEMITPLGRISPNDGLFSESCIQVATYDLPGNYEVVVRNLPICGPIYCRIEQIDKSDGKISSWKCSHTRRCLISSIVLISAFVIMSVLIGTSNLIVIIVFLRNERMVMRSSRNKKVKNSQSVYKLSIAVSDLAVGLFVCPCFILMYGHVFLNAIQAAEYYFVLSLTASISFCVSWLTLTTAGLDRVYAIMYPLRYSQHNGIRTAKMAVVSIWFVCICVSVFPFPIKSEDTVKRMSKAFVMISDDTSFITVACILLGIIWSSAFAVFAAVKKHRKATLDLLFSSDSNTHAMMQAQNAEVEKKLAITLCIMIGAFTASLLPTLMLHILSMASMLDNQSFATTTTLEAFALLILVSNSLWNCIVYNFRNKEFRDEFKSFLTFEKTTPKNKDAGSSSISSQNIVQSR